Below is a window of Pseudomonas monteilii DNA.
ACATGATCGCCCTGGATCTCGATCACACCGTCTTTCAGTGCGCCACCGGTCCCGCAGCGACGCTTGAGCGCAGTGGCCAGGTCCTTGAGCTGGTCGGGGGGCAGCGGGACGCCGCTGACCGAGGTGACGGTCTTGCCGCCACGCCCTTTGGTTTCACGGCGGACCCGGGCGATACCGTCGCCTTCAGGGATCACCGCCTGACCGCAGATGCAGGCATCGAGGGGTTTGGCGCAGGCAGGGCAATGCCGCCCGGCGTCGGTGGAATACACCAGACCGCCCAGGGCGGCGAAGGATGAGGCTTTCTTGGCCACTTTTGTGCCTCTTGCTGAGGACAAAAAATGATCGACCCTTGGCACCAGGATCGACCGCGATGCCCCACTCTGGCAGGGGCGGCGCTACCGTCGCATGCAGTGCGTCGGCCCGAAAAGGTCGCGCAGTGTACCCAGATTGCGCGCGCTTGCTAAGCCGGGAATGCGCCATTTCCTGAAGCTGTCGCGACGTCAGCCACGCCGGTCCAGCACGTGCTGCAACGCGACCAGCGAATCCGGGCAGTAAGGCTGCCAGCGGCAGTCGGTGGCGACCTGCGCCAGGCTGAGAAAGCGTGCCTCGCTGACCTCCTCCGGCTGCAGCCGCAGCGG
It encodes the following:
- a CDS encoding translation initiation factor Sui1 (involved in start site selection during the initiation of translation), producing MAKKASSFAALGGLVYSTDAGRHCPACAKPLDACICGQAVIPEGDGIARVRRETKGRGGKTVTSVSGVPLPPDQLKDLATALKRRCGTGGALKDGVIEIQGDHVELLLAELIRQGFKAKKSGG